CCAACGTCAGCATCATCAGCCCGGTGGGTTTGCTCGCCGGCTATAGCCCGGATGCGAGCAAGCTCAGCCAGCGCCTGGACAGCGTCGACACCACCAGCGGCGCACAACTGATCAGTGCCATGGCCAGCAGTACCCAGACCTACAGCCTACGCACCGGCCAGCAACTCAAGGTACTGGCGCCGTTCCAGCCAATCCCCGATGGCAAGTCCTGGGGCGTGTTGCTGGACGTGCCGGAAAAAGTCCTGATCGGCCCCGCCCAAGCCCTCAAGGCCGAACTGGATGCCGACAACACCAAAGGCACCTTGCTGGAACTGGGCCTGGGCTTGCTCGCCGCGATTGTCGGTTTGCTATTGGTATGGCTGATGGCCCGCAGCGTCACCCGGCCAATCCTCGGCGTGGCCCGCATGCTGGAGGATATCGCCAGCGGCGAAGGCGACCTGACCAGGCGCCTGGCCTACGACAAGCGCGACGAACTCGGTGAACTGGCCAGTTGGTTCAACCGTTTCCTCGACAAGCTGCAACCAATCATTGCCGAGGTCAAACGCTCGGTGCAGGACGCGCGCACCACCGCCGACCAATCGGCGGCGATTGCCAGCCAGACCAGTGCCGGCATGGAGCAGCAATACCGCCAAGTGGATCAGGTGGCCACCGCCTCCCACGAGATGAGCGCCACCGCCCAGGACGTCGCCCGCAGCGCCGCCCAGGCCGCACACGCCGCCCGGGATGCCGATCAGGCCACCCGCGACGGCCTGACCGTGATCGACCGCACCACCACCAGCATCGGCCACCTCGCCGCCGATATGAGTACGGCGATGACCCAGGTCGAAGGGCTGGCGGCCAATAGCGAGCAGATCGGTTCTGTGCTGGAAGTGATCCGCGCAATTGCCGAACAGACCAACCTGCTGGCCCTCAACGCCGCCATCGAAGCCGCCCGTGCCGGTGAGGCCGGGCGTGGCTTTGCAGTGGTCGCCGATGAGGTGCGCAACCTCGCACGGCGTACCCAGGAGTCGGTGGAAGAAACCCGCCAGGTGATCGAACAGTTACAAAACGGCACCCAGGAAGTGGTGAGCTCCATGAGCAACAGTCATCGCCAGGCCCAAGGCAGTGTCGAACAGGTCGGCCAGGCAGTGACGGCATTGCGCCAGATCGGCGATGCGGTGACGGTGATCAGCGACATGAACCTGCAGATCGCCAGCGCCGCCGAGCAACAAAGCGCAGTGGCCGAAGAGATCAACAGCAACGTGGCGACGATTCGTGACGTGACCGAGTCGCTGTCGGGCCAGGCCAATGAGTCGGCCCGGGTCAGCCAGACACTCAATAGCCTGGCCAATCAGCAACAGGGGTTGATGGATCAGTTCCGCGTCTGATGGCGATTTAAAGGGCGCGGGGCCTGGCGCCGGACGCAGGATCCAGCTCACAACTCCAGAGCTCCAACGCCGGCCGGCTCGCGTGTGGCGGGCCGAGCCAGGCGCTCAGCCACTCGCACTGCTGGTTGATACACAGTTGATAATCCCCCGCCTCAGGGGTGCGCCCCAAGCGCAGGGGTTGCAAGGGGGGCAGTTGACGCTGGTAATGCCAACTGCCCTCGCGCAGTTGGGCGCCGTCCGGAATTTCCATACCGGCCCCGGAACCCTTGACCCGCGCCTCACCCAGTACCAGCCCCGCAGGCGTTACGCGGTAATCCTCTTCCCAGCGCACTTTCTCAACGGTATGGGTCCAGGCGAGGGTGAAGGCTGGCGTGGGGACTTGTGCCCAGACTGCACCCGCCAAGCCCAGGCACAGGCCAATCACGCCGTGGCCACCCGAGCCCGGCGGGCGCGCCAGCAATGCTGCGCGATCAGCAGCGCCGCCAGGGCGAAGCCGATTTCATCGCTT
The Pseudomonas hygromyciniae genome window above contains:
- a CDS encoding methyl-accepting chemotaxis protein, whose translation is MSLRQLSIQWKITLLAGLCLLGIVTLLVGLSLYRMDQSSQRVQTSSTQMLNVAAQSRIEAQGEVQALGIRQQFMDAYQYGHGFSRQVLFLREQAEKRFLDAFDLREDLTRQVKAALQANPDLLGLSLVFEANALDGKDELFAGQQELGSNEKGRFALYWSQPTPGKLTSMALPESDMSDTSIGPSGEKANTWFTCPRTTLKPCVIEPYFYVIDGQNVLLTSIVFPLTVNGKVIASLSVDINLNSLQAVSQNASRKLYDGQTNVSIISPVGLLAGYSPDASKLSQRLDSVDTTSGAQLISAMASSTQTYSLRTGQQLKVLAPFQPIPDGKSWGVLLDVPEKVLIGPAQALKAELDADNTKGTLLELGLGLLAAIVGLLLVWLMARSVTRPILGVARMLEDIASGEGDLTRRLAYDKRDELGELASWFNRFLDKLQPIIAEVKRSVQDARTTADQSAAIASQTSAGMEQQYRQVDQVATASHEMSATAQDVARSAAQAAHAARDADQATRDGLTVIDRTTTSIGHLAADMSTAMTQVEGLAANSEQIGSVLEVIRAIAEQTNLLALNAAIEAARAGEAGRGFAVVADEVRNLARRTQESVEETRQVIEQLQNGTQEVVSSMSNSHRQAQGSVEQVGQAVTALRQIGDAVTVISDMNLQIASAAEQQSAVAEEINSNVATIRDVTESLSGQANESARVSQTLNSLANQQQGLMDQFRV
- a CDS encoding DUF1850 domain-containing protein — encoded protein: MIGLCLGLAGAVWAQVPTPAFTLAWTHTVEKVRWEEDYRVTPAGLVLGEARVKGSGAGMEIPDGAQLREGSWHYQRQLPPLQPLRLGRTPEAGDYQLCINQQCEWLSAWLGPPHASRPALELWSCELDPASGARPRAL